Below is a window of bacterium DNA.
ATGGCTGCCGATCATAATAGGGCCGTGCTCAGCATCTAACACAACGCCTGGTTTTATAGATGACCCTTCGCCGATCGTGATCGCATCAGCATTTACCAAATGCGCACCCGCATAAATCGTTGCTCGTGTATGACCCGGTTTGTTTCGATCAAAATCTTCACGAAGGCCTTCTGCATTATATTTCATCAAATCCCATGGATATTTTATCATCCGGGCATCGGCATCCAATTTTACCGATTTCACACTATTCCAAAAACCAACTATAACACCTTGGTTTATAAACTCTCCTCCGCTGTGCTCTGACATTTGTTGCATCAAAGCATCGTTCATAAGCACACGCCCGTTGATAAACAAACATTCCCCGGAAATTTTATGATTGATTCGGCGATCAGGATGTTGCTCATGATACACCGAAGCCAGCAGCGGCCGGCATTGATAAAAAATTTCTGCTTCCGGGAAATATCTTGCAATGCGCTCGGCAAGAGTTGAAGCGCCGCAACGTAATTCGAATACCGGCCGTGTCAGTGTGAGCGGATATAAATTTACGTAGTGGTCGTCTTCGTATATGCAGATTTGCATTGTTTTCTTTAAACTATTCATTGTGATGGTTTACGACCCGAGATACTAAAGCCTTTCGAAAAAAGAAAGTAGCTAAACACTTTCAAAATTATCAGTGCTTTAACAATAGCTTTTCTGACAAACGTATCGGTTGTAATCAAACTTGGTAGATGTAAAGTGTTAATAAATTTTTCTCTTCTCATTTCAATGGCCAATATATATGGATTGAACTGTTTCTCCTTAGGCATGTCATATTTCGAATCATAAGCCATAACACCTCGACGATACATAGAATTAGGCATGATTCCGGTTTTTTTATAATTCAAAATTGCGTTATCAATTTGCTGCCGGTTAAAATTAGCTGTTCGTTCAGCCAAAAATTTTGCTTCTTTTGATAATTCAGGAAATCGTTCGGAAATATATTCATACCGATCTTCTTCATACGAATTGATATGTTTTGTTTTACCATCATTGCTTTTTAGATCAAGTCCTTTCTTTTCCCATGATTCCCAAATATTCTCAACTTCTTTTCGGCGTCTATAATTAAGTGCATTATTATCATCAATGATTAGTAATAAGCCGTTTGGAGCAAGCAATTTAAAACAAGAACTCAAAAACAACTTATGATCATACATATGTGATATAGCATCAACAGTGAGTATCAAATCATAGTAAGAATCTTGTGTGTAGGTGTGAATATCCTGTAGTATTGGTTTCACAGTTGGTGGCAGTCCAAGGATAGGGAACATTTTTTCCATCCCCTTAACAAACATTTCCATTACTTCTAAGCCAACTACTTCTTTTGCTCCCAAAGTAAACATATAGACGCATTCCCATCCGGCGCCGCAACCGGCCACTAATACTTTTTTGTTTTCAACATCAATTCCGTGTAAACTTAGAATCGTTTTCCACGCTAAAAGTTTACGATTCAGATTCGATTCGGTATCCATGGTCTTAAGTTTACGATCAAAGTACTTTTCGTAGGACGGAAATAGTGATTGTTCGCCGTTTATCTTTTTTACTAATTGGATCCGCTCAAAAAGATTATGTATAGAGTTTTTTGTTTTCATTACTTTCAAAAAAGTATTTTTTAAAATATTCTTTATTAATTAAGCTAATCCGAGCTTATTGACATCCTGTCCGCCGTCCCTGAAAAATTTAACAGGATCGGGTACAGAGGGAAATTCGCGCACAAGAAAAGATTCTCCGTACTTTGCATCAATCAACGAACCAAAATGCGCCGCCCGGTTACGAATGGCATCAGTGAATTCCGGAGAACTGATATAGGTTTGTGGTTCGTCGGATTTGTAAGTCGGATTAAAAAATTGCGATGCAAAAGCAGCCATTGCTTTCATTTTGATATCGATCGTATCTGTAATATCTACGATAAATATATGCCCGTCTATCCGGCTAAATTCGTACCGCGCAGCATAATATATAACCTTCGCAGGCCTAAACTTCTCCTGTAATTTTCCTTTGTCCGACGTCTCAATTTTGGAAAGACCGCTGTAAAAAGACGATTCGCGTACTAAATCACTGGCATGCATGTGATCGGGATGGCGATCATTCCAATATTGGCAAAAAACAAATTCCGGTTGGTATTTTCTAATGATACGAATGGCTTTGAGTTGATTGGCGCGATCATTGATAAACTCGGTATCGGGTAATTCCAGGTTTTCACGCACGTTTACGCCTAGTATTTTTGCTGCATCTTCAGCTTCTTTATCGCGCATTTCGGCTGATCCGCGCGTCCCGGCCTCGCCTCGTGTGATGTCACAAATCCCGACTTTGTATCCTAGTTTGACCAATTTAGCGACGGTTCCGCCGGCCGATAACTCTACATCATCAGGGTGCGCACCGAAAAACAAAGCATCTAACTTCATGTATGATCTCTTTAATTTTTGTCCATGTTACAAAACACTAGAGGAAAATTCAAGGTGAATGACTTGCCCGAAAGGATTGCGTCAAACTAATTTTTCTTAGACTTTGCAGAACGGATTTGATTTTGAAAGTATGAGCAGTTTTCATTGACAGGACATTCTTCGCATTTGGGGTTCGTGGGTCTACAAATTTCACGCCCTAAAAAAGAAATAGCCATACCTACATCACCCCAATATTTCTTTTCAACGACAGCCATTAGATCTTTTTCTATTTTTTCCGGCTTTTCTTCTTTTGTAACGCCTACTCTGGGCGCCACACGTACGACATGCAAATCCACGATAATTCCCTCCGCTGGTCCTCCGGATTCGCGAATAATCACACTGGCCGATTTGCGGCCTATTCCTTTGAGTGATGTCAAAGTTTCCATCATAGTCGGTATGTTTTCATCTGAACCGACAGTTTTTGCAATGCCGGCTAACCATTTAGCTTTGTTACCAAAATTGCGCACATCTCGTATGTGTGACGCGATTTCATCTTCTGTCGCCTTAGCCAGTTCGCGCATAGACGGATAAACGCCAAAAAACCTCGGCCCGACCTCGTTAATATGCTTGTCGGAATCCTGCGCCGATAAAAGCGTCATGACTAAAAGCTGGTATCTGTTTTTGTATTCTAAAGGATGCTTTTTGTTTTTATACTTTTTGATGATCGGCATCAAGGCGTCGTTCCAATTCATAAACCTCCTTTGTATTTATATTTTCAGAATAAGCTTTCTTGTACCACCCCGCCGCGTAGAAAACTCGCTGGTTCTCCGCGTACCACTTTTTTATCGAATCCGTATTTTTTATAAAACAGGTTAAACAAATTTGATATGTGGTCGGCCATATTACCTTCGCCACGCATGCGTTTTCCAAATTCCGTATTATTTAGTTTTCCTCCGCGCACCGATTGGATAGCGTGTAATATCTTTTCCTTTTTATTGGGCTCATTTCGCGTAAGCCAATCAGAAAAAAGTTCACGCAACTGGTACGGTAATCGAAGTACGGTATATCCGGCACTGGTCGCTCCCGAATCTGCAGCTCTCCTTAATATTTCGGGTATTTCGTGATCGTTGAGTCCGGGGATAATAGGAGCCATCAAAACACCCACAGGAATATTGTTTTTAGCTAATAATTCGATCGCCTTAAGACGGTTATCGGGTCGCGATGTGCGAGGCTCCAATCTACGCGCAAGACCTGTATCCAACGTCGTGATCGAGATCATGGCCCCGAATAAATTCAGCTTTGAAAGTTGTGAAATGATATCCAAATCACGCGTTATAAGATAATTTTTGGTAATCATTCGCACGGGGTTTCTATATTTGAGAAACACCTCCAAACATGCACGCGTAATTTTTAATTTTCGCTCGATCGGCTGATAACAGTCTGTGTTACTAGAAAAAGCAATTGGTTCCGCTTTCCACGACGGCTTCAAAAATTCTTTCTCAAGTAGTTTTGCAGCATCGTATTTGACGTGAATTTTAGTTTCAAAATCCAAACCTAAGGAATGACCTAAAAATTCATGTGAAGGCCTTGCATAGCAATAAACACATCCGTGTTCACAACCCCGATACGGATTGATTCCATAAGTAAAAGGTATGTCGGGACTGTCATTTTTTGAAAGAATAGTTCGTGATTTGTCTTCGATAAGTTCCGTGGGTACAGTTCGTTCAGGATCTATATCTTCTTCTGTAATATCGTCTATGCTTTTATCCTGATGCTGCGTATCAAAACGATTGGGTGGATTAAACCCGGAAGAACGCCCTTTGATGTTGGTTGTAAATGGCGTTTGCGGCGCAATTTCAAAATCATTATATTCGCTCGCTTCATCCGATTCGTATTTTACGATGCGATATGAATCTGATTTTTCTTCATGTTTTTCCGGCTTTGGCATAGCATCAACTTATCGCATTTAGGAGCAAGACGCAAGCCTGCCGGTTGTAATTCACACACAATAACCATGATTTCATAATTTGGAGTTTTCGCATGGAATACCTTCCGTCTTCTAAGAATCCGATTCATTCTCAGCGCCGTCGAGGAAAATTTTATGATGTGAGTGATATCTTGGCTCAAAAACCTTCGACGATCTCCGGAGAAGATATACAGTTTTTTGAAGA
It encodes the following:
- the bshB1 gene encoding bacillithiol biosynthesis deacetylase BshB1 translates to MKLDALFFGAHPDDVELSAGGTVAKLVKLGYKVGICDITRGEAGTRGSAEMRDKEAEDAAKILGVNVRENLELPDTEFINDRANQLKAIRIIRKYQPEFVFCQYWNDRHPDHMHASDLVRESSFYSGLSKIETSDKGKLQEKFRPAKVIYYAARYEFSRIDGHIFIVDITDTIDIKMKAMAAFASQFFNPTYKSDEPQTYISSPEFTDAIRNRAAHFGSLIDAKYGESFLVREFPSVPDPVKFFRDGGQDVNKLGLA
- a CDS encoding PA0069 family radical SAM protein, producing MPKPEKHEEKSDSYRIVKYESDEASEYNDFEIAPQTPFTTNIKGRSSGFNPPNRFDTQHQDKSIDDITEEDIDPERTVPTELIEDKSRTILSKNDSPDIPFTYGINPYRGCEHGCVYCYARPSHEFLGHSLGLDFETKIHVKYDAAKLLEKEFLKPSWKAEPIAFSSNTDCYQPIERKLKITRACLEVFLKYRNPVRMITKNYLITRDLDIISQLSKLNLFGAMISITTLDTGLARRLEPRTSRPDNRLKAIELLAKNNIPVGVLMAPIIPGLNDHEIPEILRRAADSGATSAGYTVLRLPYQLRELFSDWLTRNEPNKKEKILHAIQSVRGGKLNNTEFGKRMRGEGNMADHISNLFNLFYKKYGFDKKVVRGEPASFLRGGVVQESLF
- a CDS encoding endonuclease III, which gives rise to MNWNDALMPIIKKYKNKKHPLEYKNRYQLLVMTLLSAQDSDKHINEVGPRFFGVYPSMRELAKATEDEIASHIRDVRNFGNKAKWLAGIAKTVGSDENIPTMMETLTSLKGIGRKSASVIIRESGGPAEGIIVDLHVVRVAPRVGVTKEEKPEKIEKDLMAVVEKKYWGDVGMAISFLGREICRPTNPKCEECPVNENCSYFQNQIRSAKSKKN
- a CDS encoding class I SAM-dependent methyltransferase; its protein translation is MDTESNLNRKLLAWKTILSLHGIDVENKKVLVAGCGAGWECVYMFTLGAKEVVGLEVMEMFVKGMEKMFPILGLPPTVKPILQDIHTYTQDSYYDLILTVDAISHMYDHKLFLSSCFKLLAPNGLLLIIDDNNALNYRRRKEVENIWESWEKKGLDLKSNDGKTKHINSYEEDRYEYISERFPELSKEAKFLAERTANFNRQQIDNAILNYKKTGIMPNSMYRRGVMAYDSKYDMPKEKQFNPYILAIEMRREKFINTLHLPSLITTDTFVRKAIVKALIILKVFSYFLFSKGFSISGRKPSQ